In one Aeromicrobium wangtongii genomic region, the following are encoded:
- a CDS encoding SURF1 family protein, which produces MTARPPLRAWLSPGLLALHALGLVAVVFCVVMGLWQAGAYDDRQHDEQADKRSVPQVQLTELWDPDGPFMKTYNHRPVTFEGQFAPASDQIWVTGKEQDGKDGAWLLAPVQVEGGETMLVLRGWAPETGAFPEVPTGRVQIDAVLEPGEKISGSFDPADRTIGAVRIPSLINELPYDLYSGYAISTVEDLSGGLDLVPPPQPSDVSWTVGLRNLAYAMQWWVFGLFAAFMWWRMCTETLADRNEKVI; this is translated from the coding sequence GTGACCGCTCGACCCCCGCTCCGCGCCTGGCTGTCGCCGGGCCTGCTGGCCCTGCACGCGCTGGGCCTCGTCGCGGTGGTGTTCTGCGTGGTCATGGGCCTGTGGCAGGCGGGAGCCTACGACGACCGGCAGCACGACGAGCAGGCTGACAAGCGATCGGTACCCCAGGTGCAGCTCACCGAGCTGTGGGATCCCGACGGTCCGTTCATGAAGACGTACAACCACCGACCGGTGACGTTCGAGGGCCAGTTCGCACCGGCGTCCGACCAGATCTGGGTCACCGGCAAGGAGCAGGACGGCAAGGACGGCGCGTGGCTGCTGGCACCCGTGCAGGTCGAGGGCGGCGAGACGATGCTCGTGCTGCGTGGCTGGGCACCCGAGACGGGCGCCTTCCCGGAGGTGCCGACCGGACGGGTGCAGATCGATGCGGTGCTCGAGCCGGGCGAGAAGATCTCCGGATCGTTCGATCCGGCGGACCGCACGATCGGCGCGGTACGCATCCCCTCGTTGATCAACGAGCTGCCGTACGACCTGTACTCGGGCTACGCCATCAGCACCGTCGAGGACCTCAGCGGCGGGCTGGATCTCGTCCCGCCGCCGCAGCCCAGCGACGTCTCCTGGACGGTCGGACTGCGCAATCTCGCGTACGCCATGCAGTGGTGGGTGTTCGGCCTGTTCGCGGCCTTCATGTGGTGGCGCATGTGCACCGAGACGCTGGCCGACAGAAACGAAAAGGTAATCTGA
- a CDS encoding DUF3817 domain-containing protein, translating to MSKVAVAYRVVAYVVGINLIFVIGAWIAQMATDDFSWWNRNSDLIGVIDMIHGYLFMALLVLIAVLSRRYHWKPAFTITTMLFATIPLVSFWAEHRATLAIRRDESVPAS from the coding sequence GTGAGCAAAGTAGCTGTTGCGTACCGAGTTGTCGCCTATGTCGTAGGCATCAACCTGATCTTCGTGATCGGCGCCTGGATCGCCCAGATGGCCACCGACGACTTCTCGTGGTGGAACCGCAACTCCGATCTCATCGGCGTCATCGACATGATCCACGGCTACCTGTTCATGGCCCTGCTGGTCCTGATCGCCGTGCTGTCGCGCCGGTACCACTGGAAGCCGGCCTTCACGATCACCACGATGCTGTTCGCGACGATCCCCCTCGTCAGCTTCTGGGCCGAGCACCGCGCGACGCTCGCCATCCGCCGGGACGAGTCGGTCCCCGCCTCCTGA
- a CDS encoding enoyl-CoA hydratase/isomerase family protein — MSVTVQRLDDGIAVLTIDAPPVNLYSLQLHADFDRALDEIVADLPRALLIRAEGRVVSGGVDVAQFHARKSKAETKALYDRMLELPTRIDELPVPTIFAAHALTLTWAFEVAVACDIILASEKAKFGLVERVIGLTPTMGGTQRLAARAGVGRAKEFVFTGDLYPAETMERWNVVNRVLPVEGFDEAVLSFVRSIAAGPTKAFGAAKDILRHFEAGGVPEANAHTTAIASELFDTADLQGGMESFLRDGPGKASFEGR, encoded by the coding sequence ATGAGCGTCACGGTCCAGCGGCTGGACGACGGCATCGCGGTCCTCACGATCGACGCCCCGCCGGTCAATCTGTACTCGCTGCAGCTGCACGCCGACTTCGACCGGGCCCTGGACGAGATCGTGGCCGATCTGCCGCGCGCGCTGCTGATCCGCGCGGAGGGCCGGGTCGTGTCGGGCGGGGTCGACGTCGCGCAGTTCCACGCCCGCAAGTCCAAGGCCGAGACCAAGGCCCTGTACGACCGGATGCTCGAGCTGCCGACCCGCATCGACGAGCTGCCGGTGCCGACGATCTTCGCCGCCCACGCCCTGACGCTGACGTGGGCCTTCGAGGTCGCCGTCGCGTGCGACATCATCCTGGCCTCGGAGAAGGCCAAGTTCGGCCTGGTCGAACGGGTCATCGGACTGACCCCGACGATGGGCGGCACCCAGCGCCTCGCCGCCCGGGCCGGCGTCGGCCGGGCCAAGGAGTTCGTCTTCACCGGCGATCTCTACCCGGCCGAGACGATGGAGCGGTGGAACGTGGTCAACCGCGTCCTGCCGGTCGAGGGATTCGACGAGGCGGTGCTGTCGTTCGTGCGGTCGATCGCAGCCGGCCCGACGAAGGCCTTCGGGGCCGCGAAGGACATCCTGCGCCACTTCGAGGCCGGCGGGGTCCCCGAGGCGAACGCCCACACCACGGCGATCGCCTCCGAGCTGTTCGACACCGCCGACCTGCAGGGCGGCATGGAGTCGTTCCTGCGCGACGGCCCCGGCAAGGCGAGCTTCGAGGGCCGCTGA